The genomic stretch GCTTATCCCCCCGGTCAGCACGGCCAAGCCCGTCGCAAGCGCTCCGAATACGCCATCCGCCTCGAAGAGAAGCAGAAGCTTCGCTTCAACTACGGCATCTCCGAGCGCCAGCTCGTGCGCTACGTGAAGAAAGCGCGCGCCCAGGAGGGTTCCACCGGAACCAACCTGCTGAAGCTGCTGGAGAACCGCCTCGACAACATCTGCTTCCGCCTCGGCTTCGGCCCCACCGTGCCCGGTGCCCGTCAGCTGGTGAACCACGGCCACATCACCGTCAACGGCCGCGTGGTCGATGTGCCCAGCTACCAGTGCCGTGCCGGCGACGTGATCGTCGTTCGCG from Synechococcus sp. CBW1107 encodes the following:
- the rpsD gene encoding 30S ribosomal protein S4 produces the protein MSRYRGPRLRVTRRLGDLPGLTRKSAKRAYPPGQHGQARRKRSEYAIRLEEKQKLRFNYGISERQLVRYVKKARAQEGSTGTNLLKLLENRLDNICFRLGFGPTVPGARQLVNHGHITVNGRVVDVPSYQCRAGDVIVVRERKASRQLAEGNLEFPGLANIPPNLELDKNKFTAKVNGRIEREWVALEINELLVVEFYSRKV